A region of the Deltaproteobacteria bacterium genome:
GATCCATGTTCATGCCGCTGAAGCCCTGCATGCCGGGGCCGCCCTGGCCGAAGAGGCCAGGCTGCCAGCCGCGCTCGGCGAAGGCGGTGCGCAGGGCATCCCCCAGCCGCTCGCGGAGCACCTCGCCCGCACGCTCCCGGACGATGTCGGCCACGCGATCGCGCAGCACCTCGTGCAGCCGCTCCTTGATGGCGTAGGCGATGCGCTCGCCGTCGAGGCCGCCGCCCGTCTGCATCTGGTGGATGATCACCGCGCGCAGCGTCTGTCCCAGGTGCTCGCGAATCACCTCGCCGACGCGCTCGCGGATGGCCTGGCCCACGCGCTCACGGAGGCCGTCCTCCACGCGCGTGCGCACTGCTTCGGCGAGGCCCTCGAGGTTGGTGCCCGACTGGCCCTGAGCTGAGAAGTCCATCATGTCCACATCCTCCATGCGGGGTTGGGGTGACCCACCGGGATTGGTGGGTCCACGGGGTCGCCGTGCCGCGGCGCGAGGGTAGGCACGAAGCCGCCAGCCGCAAGCCCGGCTGCTCGCTTTTTATTGTCGAATACTCAAATCATTGAATCGGCAACGTGGCCGCGCGCTTGCTTCGCGGGGGCCCGCTCGCTTCCTCGCGGCTGGCCGATGGAGGGAAGCCTGCGCGCCACCCGACGTGTTCCTTCTCGCACCTCGAGACAGGGAGACACCTCGCATGAAGTGGAAGACGACCGTGGCGACGATTGCAGCTCTGACCAGCCTGGCCGGGAGCGCCTTCGCGCTCACGCCCGCGCGCGATGTGACCGGACGCCTGATCCCCCAGGGAGATGGCCGGCCCACGGTCGTGCTCTACGTGAACAAGGACAACAAGGCCCAGCTCCGCGACGTCGCGCTGCCCATGGCCTATGCCCTGCGCAAGCAGAACCCGCGCATGGTGGTGCACGTGGACCTCTCCGACGTGCCCGGCCTCTTCAAGGGCTTCGCCAAGGGCGAGATCCAGAAGGGCCAGCGCAACGCCGTGAGCGCTATGCAGAAGCTCTACCGCCAGCACGGTGAGAGGCCGCCCAGGGGCCTGGCCAACTCGGTCTACATGGTCGCCGACAGCGACGGCGCGCCCCATCGCGCGCTCGGCTTGGAGGAGCACTTCAAGCAGCCGTTCGCCCAGGTGCTGGGCCGCCACGGCGAGCCGCTGGCCAGTGGCTCATTGCCTGCTGCGGTGCCCGCGGTGGAGAGGGCCATCCAGACGCAAGTGCACAAGCTGGGAAAGCTGTAGCCGAGCGGGGCGCGCCGCGTCGGCCGGTCAACGGCCGGCGCGGCCGCGTTCGTACATGACAAAATAAATAGTTCGATTTGTGAGCGTGGGCGCGGCTGTCGCTCGCGCTCGCTTCTTGTGCGCGCTATCCACGCGCGCATGAACGCCAACCCCAAGACCGCTTCGCCTTCGCAGCCCCAGTCGGCCTTCAACTTCGACCCCGCCGAGTTCGGGCGGAAGTACAACCGGGCGCCGTTCCTGTTCCGCCACAACCTGGTGGACCACCCCCTGCTGCAGCTCCCCAAGCTGGCGGAGCTCGCGCTGCGCATGGACCCGCAGCACATCCTCCACCGCAGCGGGCGCGTGCCGCCCGACACCAACTTCGATCACGCGCACGAGCTCCACCCGGCGCGCACCTCGCTGGCGTACACGCTCGAGCACATCGCCGAGAGCGGCTCGGCGGTGACCATCAACACGCCCGAGCTCGACGCGGAGTACAAGCCGTTCATCGCCTCGCTCTACGAGGAGGTGCGGCAGGCCACCGAGCCCATCGATCCCGGCATCACCTACACCGCGGCGTACATCTTCATCGCCGCGCCGGGCTCGCTCACGCCGTACCACATGGATCGGGAGATGAACTTCCTCATCCACCTGCGCGGCAAGAAGGTGGCGCAGCTCTGGGATCCCGCCGATCCCGCGGTGATGTCGCCCGAGGACGTGGACCAGCTCTTCGCGCGCTTCGACATTCCGCGGCCGGGCTACCGGCCCGAGCTCGACGCCAAGGCCATGACCTTCGACCTCTTGCCGGGGCAGGGCGTGCACCACCCGTTCATCGCGCCGCACCTCGTGCGAACCACCACCGAGCTCGCCATCTCGCTCGCGGTGACGTTCCGCACCCGCGCGTCGGACCGCATCGCGCAGCTCCACAACGTGAACCACCGGCTGCGCAAGCTGGGCCTCGCGCCGCGCGCGGTGGGCACGGATCCGCGCGCCGACGCCGCCAAGCTCGCGGCCTATCACCTGGGCCAGCCGGTGCTCGGGGCGGCCTGGCGGCTCGCGCGACGGCTCGGCGTGCGCTGAACGGAATCAGCGGCTGTAGAACGCCGCGCCCGGCGTCGTGAACTTCGGGACGCCGGGGTTGGACAGCTTCGAGAGCGGCATGTCCACCGCGCCGATGAAGAGCGTGCTCGCCCCGCCGTTGCAGGGGGCGGAGCCGCGGACCACGCGCGCGTCGAAGCTCAGCGTGTCACCCACCAGCTTTGGATGGTTGAGCTCCAGCACCACCTCGCTCGCGGTGCCATCGGGCAGGAACGTGGACAGCGTGCCGAACGGCGGCTCGATCTCGAACGCGTTCGGGCCCTGGCTCCACGTTCGCGCGGCGTCGCGGGTGAGCATGTGGCCCACCACGCGGTCGGGCCGCTCGGCGACGATGACCGTGGTGGCGCCCACGCCCAGAAGCGAGAGCACGCCGTCCTCGTAGGTGACGCCGCTCGCGGTGACGACCAGCAGCCCGGCCACGAGCTCGGTCGCCTGCGGCGCGGGCGGCAGCGGAGCCGGTTCATCGCCTCGAGCGAGCCCGGACGCCCCGACCAGGGCCAGCACCACGCAGACCTTCCAACCGAGCGTGTGCACGCCACCTCCGACGGCCTGGCTGATCCTATGGGAAAGCTAGCGACGACCGTCCGGGTTTGGCCCAAAGCGGTCGATTGACCGGCCTCATCCGGCCTGTTACGACGCCTGTTCCCCCTGCGGCGACCGCAGCGGATCTGGATCACTGGGAGCCTGAATCGTGAGCACCCGACGCGTCCTCTCGGGCAGCCGTCCGACCGGCCGGCAGCACCTGGGAAACCTCAACGGCGCGATCAAGAACTGGATCAACGTCCAGCAGCAGGGCGCCGAGTGTTTCTTCTTCTCGGCCGACTGGCACGCGCTCACCACCGCGTACGAGAACACGGAGAACGTCCGCGGCGACGAGCTGCAGATGTTCGTCGACTGGATCGCCTGCGGCGTGGATCCCGAGACGTGCACGCTCTTCGTCCAGAGCGCGGTGAAGCAGCACGCCGAGCTCTACCTGC
Encoded here:
- a CDS encoding cupin-like domain-containing protein → MNANPKTASPSQPQSAFNFDPAEFGRKYNRAPFLFRHNLVDHPLLQLPKLAELALRMDPQHILHRSGRVPPDTNFDHAHELHPARTSLAYTLEHIAESGSAVTINTPELDAEYKPFIASLYEEVRQATEPIDPGITYTAAYIFIAAPGSLTPYHMDREMNFLIHLRGKKVAQLWDPADPAVMSPEDVDQLFARFDIPRPGYRPELDAKAMTFDLLPGQGVHHPFIAPHLVRTTTELAISLAVTFRTRASDRIAQLHNVNHRLRKLGLAPRAVGTDPRADAAKLAAYHLGQPVLGAAWRLARRLGVR